From the genome of Ananas comosus cultivar F153 linkage group 16, ASM154086v1, whole genome shotgun sequence, one region includes:
- the LOC109721893 gene encoding LEAF RUST 10 DISEASE-RESISTANCE LOCUS RECEPTOR-LIKE PROTEIN KINASE-like 2.1 isoform X2, which translates to MMIHSLFLLLVVLSFLSLLTSTFGSSADDASSAANCSSSSTCGGVEISYPFWRSDGPPSFSAVHCGYPGFGIACEEDKQQPILQIGSGHSYKVTNIDYANRTINLTDMDVILATPDTIGCPRSLHNFTFSSDVASSLNYTGADANLTFFFGCPDPAGLQPDFPHNVIPCLGYEGNSTFVFRSDDVPYNFTFWSGTCEDVVVAPVLLDILATYNFSEALNYGFQLAWMAGAAEGCGECESSGGRCGFNQTSASPLCFCPDGTRAGGDCGYQSSKKSWRKEVFIGVGGVLFVCLCLVACLLYYKKSCDLLVCWKKKSKTTPSVESFVQKYGSLNTKWYRYLEVKRMTKSFADKLGQGGFGIVYKGSLPNGHLVAVKILTNSKENGEEFINEVASISRTSHVNIVRLLGFCLDGSKRALIYDFMPNGSLERFIFNDRSQIESALGWNKLFEIVVGVARGLEYLHRGCNTRIVHFDIKPHNILLDRDFCPKISDFGLAKLCTSKESIISLIGARGTIGYIAPEVFSRNFGVVSSKSDVYSYGMMVLEMVGGRKNLNVTTTSSSATYFPHYLYKNINQYCVEACGDNGEATEIVRKMILVALWCIQTMPDDRPSMSRVVNMLEGDISDLQLPPKP; encoded by the exons aTGATGATCCattctctcttcctcctcctcgtcgtcctctCTTTCCTTTCCCTGCTTACCAGTACCTTCGGGTCCTCAGCCGATGATGCTTCTTCTGCCGCCAATTGCTCTTCTTCCTCCACCTGCGGCGGCGTCGAGATCTCCTATCCGTTCTGGCGCTCCGACGGTCCTCCGTCTTTCTCCGCCGTCCACTGCGGCTACCCCGGATTCGGGATCGCCTGCGAAGAAGACAAGCAGCAGCCTATCCTCCAGATCGGCTCCGGCCACTCCTACAAGGTCACCAATATCGATTACGCCAACCGCACCATCAACCTCACCGACATGGATGTCATCCTAGCGACCCCCGACACGATTGGGTGCCCGAGATCCCTCCACAACTTCACGTTCTCCAGCGACGTCGCCTCTTCGCTGAATTACACCGGCGCGGACGCCAACctcaccttcttcttcggctgcccCGACCCTGCAGGCCTGCAGCCCGATTTTCCGCACAACGTGATTCCCTGCCTCGGCTACGAGGGCAACAGCACCTTCGTCTTCCGGAGTGACGACGTCCCGTATAACTTTACTTTTTGGAGCGGCACGTGCGAGGACGTAGTGGTGGCGCCGGTGCTGCTTGATATCCTGGCGACGTATAATTTCAGCGAGGCGCTGAATTACGGGTTCCAGCTGGCCTGGATGGCGGGCGCTGCCGAAGGGTGCGGGGAATGCGAGAGCTCCGGCGGGCGCTGCGGCTTCAACCAGACGAGCGCTTCTCCCCTCTGCTTCTGCCCCGACGGGACGCGAGCCGGCGGCGATTGC GGTTATCAGAGTTCAAAGAAGAGTTGGAGAAAAG AAGTATTCATTGGAGTTGGAGGGGTTCTGTTTGTGTGCCTATGTCTCGTTGCTTGTCTCTTATATTATAAGAAGTCTTGTGACTTGCTAGTTTGTTGGAAGAAGAAATCAAAGACTACGCCAAGTGTTGAATCCTTCGTACAGAAATACGGATCCTTAAACACAAAATGGTACAGATATTTAGAAGTAAAACGAATGACGAAGTCTTTTGCTGACAAGTTGGGACAAGGTGGTTTTGGTATTGTTTATAAAGGAAGTCTTCCTAATGGCCATCTTGTTGCTGTGAAGATACTAACAAATTCTAAGGAAAATGGGGAGGAATTTATCAATGAAGTTGCTAGTATTAGCAGAACATCTCATGTCAATATTGTTAGACTCTTAGGGTTTTGTTTAGATGGATCAAAGCGAGCTCTTATTTATGACTTTATGCCGAACGGATCGCTAGAGAGATTTATTTTTAACGACAGGTCTCAAATAGAATCTGCACTTGGCTGGAATAAGTTATTCGAGATTGTAGTTGGTGTTGCTCGCGGGCTAGAGTATTTGCATCGTGGATGCAACACCCGGATAGTTCATTTTGATATCAAACctcataatattttattggaTCGGGATTTTTGTCCTAAGATTTCTGATTTTGGATTGGCAAAATTATGCACTTCAAAAGAGAGCATTATCTCGCTGATAGGTGCGAGAGGGACAATTGGGTATATCGCACCAGAAGTCTTTTCTAGAAACTTTGGAGTTGTCTCAAGTAAATCTGATGTTTATAGCTATGGTATGATGGTACTTGAAATGGTCGGAGGAAGAAAAAATCTTAATGTTACCACAACAAGTAGCAGCGCAACTTATTTTCCTCACTacctttataaaaatattaatcagtACTGTGTAGAAGCTTGTGGTGACAATGGTGAGGCTACAGAGATAGTTAGAAAGATGATTCTAGTTGCATTATGGTGTATTCAAACCATGCCAGATGATCGTCCTTCAATGAGTAGAGTGGTAAATATGTTGGAAGGTGACATCAGTGATCTACAACTACCACCTAAGCCATAA
- the LOC109721893 gene encoding LEAF RUST 10 DISEASE-RESISTANCE LOCUS RECEPTOR-LIKE PROTEIN KINASE-like 2.1 isoform X1 translates to MMIHSLFLLLVVLSFLSLLTSTFGSSADDASSAANCSSSSTCGGVEISYPFWRSDGPPSFSAVHCGYPGFGIACEEDKQQPILQIGSGHSYKVTNIDYANRTINLTDMDVILATPDTIGCPRSLHNFTFSSDVASSLNYTGADANLTFFFGCPDPAGLQPDFPHNVIPCLGYEGNSTFVFRSDDVPYNFTFWSGTCEDVVVAPVLLDILATYNFSEALNYGFQLAWMAGAAEGCGECESSGGRCGFNQTSASPLCFCPDGTRAGGDCPGYQSSKKSWRKEVFIGVGGVLFVCLCLVACLLYYKKSCDLLVCWKKKSKTTPSVESFVQKYGSLNTKWYRYLEVKRMTKSFADKLGQGGFGIVYKGSLPNGHLVAVKILTNSKENGEEFINEVASISRTSHVNIVRLLGFCLDGSKRALIYDFMPNGSLERFIFNDRSQIESALGWNKLFEIVVGVARGLEYLHRGCNTRIVHFDIKPHNILLDRDFCPKISDFGLAKLCTSKESIISLIGARGTIGYIAPEVFSRNFGVVSSKSDVYSYGMMVLEMVGGRKNLNVTTTSSSATYFPHYLYKNINQYCVEACGDNGEATEIVRKMILVALWCIQTMPDDRPSMSRVVNMLEGDISDLQLPPKP, encoded by the exons aTGATGATCCattctctcttcctcctcctcgtcgtcctctCTTTCCTTTCCCTGCTTACCAGTACCTTCGGGTCCTCAGCCGATGATGCTTCTTCTGCCGCCAATTGCTCTTCTTCCTCCACCTGCGGCGGCGTCGAGATCTCCTATCCGTTCTGGCGCTCCGACGGTCCTCCGTCTTTCTCCGCCGTCCACTGCGGCTACCCCGGATTCGGGATCGCCTGCGAAGAAGACAAGCAGCAGCCTATCCTCCAGATCGGCTCCGGCCACTCCTACAAGGTCACCAATATCGATTACGCCAACCGCACCATCAACCTCACCGACATGGATGTCATCCTAGCGACCCCCGACACGATTGGGTGCCCGAGATCCCTCCACAACTTCACGTTCTCCAGCGACGTCGCCTCTTCGCTGAATTACACCGGCGCGGACGCCAACctcaccttcttcttcggctgcccCGACCCTGCAGGCCTGCAGCCCGATTTTCCGCACAACGTGATTCCCTGCCTCGGCTACGAGGGCAACAGCACCTTCGTCTTCCGGAGTGACGACGTCCCGTATAACTTTACTTTTTGGAGCGGCACGTGCGAGGACGTAGTGGTGGCGCCGGTGCTGCTTGATATCCTGGCGACGTATAATTTCAGCGAGGCGCTGAATTACGGGTTCCAGCTGGCCTGGATGGCGGGCGCTGCCGAAGGGTGCGGGGAATGCGAGAGCTCCGGCGGGCGCTGCGGCTTCAACCAGACGAGCGCTTCTCCCCTCTGCTTCTGCCCCGACGGGACGCGAGCCGGCGGCGATTGCCCTG GTTATCAGAGTTCAAAGAAGAGTTGGAGAAAAG AAGTATTCATTGGAGTTGGAGGGGTTCTGTTTGTGTGCCTATGTCTCGTTGCTTGTCTCTTATATTATAAGAAGTCTTGTGACTTGCTAGTTTGTTGGAAGAAGAAATCAAAGACTACGCCAAGTGTTGAATCCTTCGTACAGAAATACGGATCCTTAAACACAAAATGGTACAGATATTTAGAAGTAAAACGAATGACGAAGTCTTTTGCTGACAAGTTGGGACAAGGTGGTTTTGGTATTGTTTATAAAGGAAGTCTTCCTAATGGCCATCTTGTTGCTGTGAAGATACTAACAAATTCTAAGGAAAATGGGGAGGAATTTATCAATGAAGTTGCTAGTATTAGCAGAACATCTCATGTCAATATTGTTAGACTCTTAGGGTTTTGTTTAGATGGATCAAAGCGAGCTCTTATTTATGACTTTATGCCGAACGGATCGCTAGAGAGATTTATTTTTAACGACAGGTCTCAAATAGAATCTGCACTTGGCTGGAATAAGTTATTCGAGATTGTAGTTGGTGTTGCTCGCGGGCTAGAGTATTTGCATCGTGGATGCAACACCCGGATAGTTCATTTTGATATCAAACctcataatattttattggaTCGGGATTTTTGTCCTAAGATTTCTGATTTTGGATTGGCAAAATTATGCACTTCAAAAGAGAGCATTATCTCGCTGATAGGTGCGAGAGGGACAATTGGGTATATCGCACCAGAAGTCTTTTCTAGAAACTTTGGAGTTGTCTCAAGTAAATCTGATGTTTATAGCTATGGTATGATGGTACTTGAAATGGTCGGAGGAAGAAAAAATCTTAATGTTACCACAACAAGTAGCAGCGCAACTTATTTTCCTCACTacctttataaaaatattaatcagtACTGTGTAGAAGCTTGTGGTGACAATGGTGAGGCTACAGAGATAGTTAGAAAGATGATTCTAGTTGCATTATGGTGTATTCAAACCATGCCAGATGATCGTCCTTCAATGAGTAGAGTGGTAAATATGTTGGAAGGTGACATCAGTGATCTACAACTACCACCTAAGCCATAA